From the Manihot esculenta cultivar AM560-2 chromosome 3, M.esculenta_v8, whole genome shotgun sequence genome, one window contains:
- the LOC110611358 gene encoding seipin-2: MEQSKNQEVGSQTHVESPSLYDALKCCLIKLAIGGDDKLFMDRNRLKVQAFSNGFEQQDLGSSSKDCQNYCAERRNGESLQENERVSAEKDKHVVYGATNEWNHEHADVSQVVNSPSEGCNQFSLDFLAFFAALLTKFLGFQFSLMVSFLTFPIWLSYFSFMFMMFPFRTLRHIRGYFIKKLLNFWGISGRNVTEKAQKSIGNIAVRFGCAIFWSSYVFFMLLGLLASGFVFGGLLMRNIVDKPVQAREMILNFDYTKTSPVAFVPVMPYSGVSDPSGLVDKDDLKAAMEVGERVIPHNQKLQLIISLTVPESDYNLKLGIFQVKVEFLSARGKVTASSSHPCILRYKSQPIRFVETIVKSPSFLAGFQSETQTLNVEMNQFIEGLEPTAYLKVMLESRAEYKSGAGIPEIYGASLSLESDLPRLKRLIWNWRKTIFVWTSIVLFFVELMFFLLFCRPVILPRGKPRIAYDQKEARCNIICWYRNR, translated from the exons ATGGAACAATCCAAAAATCAGGAAGTTGGTAGCCAAACCCACGTAGAGTCTCCGAGTCTATACGATGCATTAAAATGTTGCCTAATCAAACTTGCCATAGGTGGAGATGACAAGCTTTTCATGGATCGAAACAGGTTGAAAGTGCAAGCTTTCAGCAATGGCTTTGAGCAGCAAGACTTGGGCTCTAGTTCAAAGGATTGTCAAAATTACTGTGCAGAACGTAGAAATGGTGAATCCTTGCAGGAAAATGAAAGGGTTAGCGCCGAGAAAGATAAGCACGTCGTATACGGGGCTACCAATGAATGGAACCATGAACATGCTGATGTGTCACAGGTAGTGAATTCTCCTTCAGAAGGCTGCAATCAATTTTCCTTGgactttcttgctttctttgcAGCACTACTAACAAAGTTCTTAGGTTTTCAGTTCAGTCTTATGGTCAGTTTTTTAACATTTCCAATTTGGTTATCGTACTTCTCCttcatgtttatgatgtttccATTCCGAACTCTAAGACACATTAGAGGGTATTTCATTAAGAAACTGTTGAATTTCTGGGGTATTTCTGGCAGAAATGTCACTGAGAAAGCACAAAAATCAATAGGAAACATAGCAGTGAGATTTGGGTGTGCAATCTTCTGGTCAAGCTATGTATTTTTCATGCTCTTAGGGTTACTAGCATCAGGGTTTGTATTTGGAGGTCTATTGATGAGAAACATAGTAGATAAGCCTGTTCAGGCCAGAGAAATGATACTGAACTTCGACTACACAAAAACTAGTCCAGTTGCATTTGTGCCAGTAATGCCATACTCTGGCGTGAGCGATCCTTCTGGCCTAGTTGATAAGGATGATTTAAAAGCTGCCATGGAAGTTGGAGAACGTGTTATTCCTCACAATCAGAAATTGCAGCTTATAATTTCATTGACAGTGCCCGAGTCTGACTACAATCTCAAACTTGGCATCTTCCAG GTGAAGGTGGAATTCCTATCAGCAAGGGGAAAAGTCACTGCAAGCTCAAGCCATCCATGCATATTGCGATACAAAAGCCAACCCATCCGCTTTGTCGAAACTATCGTGAAGAGTCCTTCATTTCTTGCTGGTTTCCAATCAGAAACCCAGACCCTCAACGTGGAAATGAACCAATTCATCGAAGGACTCGAGCCCACTGCATACCTGAAGGTGATGCTAGAGTCTCGAGCTGAATACAAATCAGGTGCTGGCATTCCTGAAATCTATGGAGCATCACTCTCTCTTGAGTCTGATCTCCCACGACTGAAAAGATTAATCTGGAACTGGAGGAAAACCATTTTTGTTTGGACAAGCATTGTCTTGTTTTTTGTTGAGCTGATGTTCTTTTTACTCTTCTGTAGACCTGTGATTCTTCCAAGAGGAAAGCCTCGAATAGCGTATGATCAGAAAGAAGCTCGTTGTAACATCATCTGCTGGTATAGAAACAGGTGA